One genomic region from Candida albicans SC5314 chromosome 6, complete sequence encodes:
- the DAC1 gene encoding Dac1p (N-acetylglucosamine-6-phosphate (GlcNAcP) deacetylase; N-acetylglucosamine utilization; required for wild-type hyphal growth and virulence in mouse systemic infection; gene and protein are GlcNAc-induced; Spider biofilm induced), with protein sequence MSFTRFTNCHLIDNGELYEFTDLYVNNATKRICHPPANPELVSEVIDLKQQILAPGFIDIQNNGIYGLNFSNLGEESTAEDVAEFKRFYRDAMAKYLSTGVTATCPTVTSSFPEVYAKVLPMYKRSVLASQTDSLGAHVEGPFINVQKKGCHPVETFVDAKEGESKLLEVYGDLFDNVCIVTAAPEIAGVLDLIPVVKSKNCVFSIGHTMSDYDTAVKAVEKGATMITHLYNAMPQPHHRNAGVVGLINSPIVDTPYFGLICDGVHVDPSMVNLAYRSNPSKCVLVTDAMHLIGLPDGHYKWDSQVIVKTGDRLYLENTDTLAGAATTLPQCVRNLVKWSQISLPQAVMTVTNNAAKSIGVDHERGFLNVGCLADFVVLDKSGFVRKVYKLGREVQSSDIPLDRATDKLTAVL encoded by the coding sequence ATGTCATTTACTAGATTCACAAACTGTCATTTGATCGACAACGGTGAGTTGTATGAGTTTACTGACTTGTACGTCAACAACGCCACCAAAAGAATTTGTCATCCGCCAGCAAACCCTGAGTTGGTTAGTGAGGTTATAGATTTGAAGCAGCAAATATTAGCACCTGGGTTTATTGATATTCAGAATAACGGTATTTATGGGTTGAACTTTTCCAATCTTGGCGAGGAGTCTACCGCAGAGGATGTTGCTGAGTTTAAGCGGTTCTATAGAGATGCTATGGCCAAGTATTTGAGTACTGGGGTTACTGCTACGTGTCCTACTGTCACATCAAGCTTCCCAGAAGTGTATGCCAAAGTGTTGCCAATGTACAAGAGGAGTGTTTTGGCAAGTCAGACAGATTCGCTTGGAGCTCATGTTGAGGGGCCATTTATCAATGTGCAAAAGAAAGGGTGCCACCCAGTCGAAACGTTTGTTGATGCCAAAGAGGGTGAATCAAAATTGTTAGAAGTTTACGGGGACTTGTTTGATAATGTGTGTATTGTCACTGCTGCTCCTGAAATTGCTGGTGTTTTAGACTTGATACCTGTTGTTAAATCCAAGAACTGTGTGTTTTCCATTGGCCATACGATGTCGGATTATGACACAGCCGTGAAAGCTGTTGAGAAAGGTGCTACGATGATCACACACTTGTACAATGCCATGCCACAGCCACATCACCGTAATGCTGGTGTTGTGGGTTTGATTAATTCGCCTATTGTTGATACCCCATATTTCGGATTAATCTGTGATGGTGTACATGTTGACCCGTCGATGGTCAACCTTGCATATAGGTCGAACCCCAGCAAGTGTGTTTTGGTGACTGATGCTATGCACTTGATAGGTTTGCCTGATGGCCACTACAAATGGGACTCGCAGGTTATTGTAAAGACTGGTGATCGGTTGTATTTGGAGAACACCGACACGTTAGCTGGAGCTGCCACTACGTTGCCGCAATGTGTGCGTAACCTAGTCAAGTGGTCGCAAATCAGCTTGCCCCAAGCGGTGATGACTGTTACTAATAATGCTGCCAAGTCAATTGGCGTTGACCACGAGCGTGGGTTTTTGAATGTTGGGTGTTTAGctgattttgttgttttagaCAAGAGTGGGTTTGTTCGGAAAGTCTACAAGTTGGGACGTGAAGTTCAATCGTCAGATATACCTTTAGATAGAGCTACTGATAAATTAACTGCTGTTTTATAG
- the NAG4 gene encoding Nag4p (Putative transporter; fungal-specific; similar to Nag3p and to S. cerevisiae Ypr156Cp and Ygr138Cp; required for wild-type mouse virulence and wild-type cycloheximide resistance; gene cluster encodes enzymes of GlcNAc catabolism), translating to MSHATDSTLDNASVDSEKVRDFGDDLQNHPVQPTRSILSKIRSRDDDARSLVSNNKGVERIISDLQEGAGQLGPLEQPYDIKKIETHPDPHTDYNEADPWKYPIDSESGLRLVEWVDGDKHNPKNISKAKKWLYTLVLGAVCFVVALGSAIVTGDMERPAEYFGVSEEVIILASVTVFVIGFGVGPLVFAPMSEEVGRKPIYVVTLFIAVVFIVPCGAAKNIATLIVCRLIDGIAFSAPMTLIGGSLADIWEGPERGTAMAIFSAAPFLGPVCGPIFGGLLCDHAPTWRWIYWTFLIVAGVFYAIFIAIVPETHHGILLKKRAKKLRKETGDSRYRSFNELQIRSFGEVAKTSLLRPFVLLSELIVFLMTIYMAICYGLLYMFFFAYPVVYQQGKGWSASLTGVMFIPIGVGVIIATIAAPFFNKDYNRRAQVYRDRGELPPPELRLIPMMIACWFVPVGLFAFAWSSYTWVSWAGPCFSGLAAGFGFCCLYNPANNYIVDSYQHYAASALAAKTFVRSIWGACVPLFTIQMYHRLGDQWATSLMAFISLACCAIPYLFFFFGARVRTFSRYAYTPETNTK from the coding sequence ATGTCACACGCTACAGACTCCACATTAGATAACGCAAGTGTTGATTCAGAAAAAGTTAGAGATTTCGGTGACGACTTACAAAACCACCCAGTCCAACCAACAAGAAGCATCCTCAGCAAGATCCGCTCAAGAGATGACGACGCTAGAAGCTTGGTGTCCAACAACAAAGGGGTAGAGAGAATCATCTCAGACTTACAAGAAGGCGCAGGTCAATTAGGACCATTAGAACAGCCATACGATATAAAAAAGATCGAAACCCATCCAGACCCCCACACTGACTACAATGAAGCCGACCCTTGGAAGTACCCAATCGACCTGGAATCTGGTTTACGTTTGGTTGAATGGGTCGATGGCGACAAACACAACCCAAAAAACATCTCCAAAGCTAAAAAATGGTTATACACCTTGGTCTTGGGTGCagtttgttttgttgtggCCTTGGGGTCAGCAATCGTTACTGGGGATATGGAACGTCCAGCAGAGTACTTTGGTGTTTCGGAAGAAGTGATAATCTTGGCTTCAGTAACAGTATTTGTCATTGGTTTTGGTGTTGGGCCGTTGGTGTTTGCCCCCATGTCAGAAGAAGTTGGTAGAAAGCCTATTTATGTGGTCACCTTATTTATTGCAGTGGTATTTATCGTTCCTTGTGGCGCCGCTAAAAACATCGCCACATTAATTGTTTGTCGTTTGATCGATGGTATTGCATTTAGTGCACCAATGACATTGATTGGTGGGTCGTTAGCCGATATCTGGGAAGGTCCTGAAAGAGGTACGGCCATGGCCATTTTTTCTGCTGCTCCGTTTTTAGGGCCAGTATGTGGACCAATTTTTGGTGGTTTGTTATGTGACCACGCTCCAACTTGGAGATGGATATACTGGACATTCTTAATTGTTGCTGGTGTATTTTATGCTATATTTATTGCCATAGTCCCAGAAACCCACCACGGaatattgttgaagaaacGTGCCAAAAAGTTGAGAAAAGAGACAGGAGACTCCCGCTACAGATCATTCAACGAATTGCAGATCAGATCATTTGGAGAAGTCGCCAAAACCTCCCTTTTACGTCCCTTTGTCTTGCTCAGCGAGCTCATCGTCTTCCTCATGACAATATACATGGCCATCTGCTACGGTTTGCTTTACATGTTCTTCTTTGCCTACCCAGTGGTCTACCAACAAGGTAAAGGATGGTCAGCCTCCTTGACTGGTGTCATGTTTATTCCcattggtgttggtgtGATTATCGCTACTATTGCCGCTCCTTTCTTTAACAAAGACTACAACAGACGTGCCCAGGTCTACAGAGATAGAGGAGAGTTGCCACCACCAGAACTCAGATTAATCCCCATGATGATTGCATGCTGGTTTGTTCCTGTTGGTCTTTTTGCATTTGCCTGGTCTTCATACACTTGGGTATCCTGGGCCGGTCCATGCTTCTCAGGATTGGCTGCAGGTTTTGGCTTTTGCTGTTTGTACAACCCGGCCAACAACTATATCGTCGACTCCTACCAACACTATGCTGCATCTGCATTAGCTGCCAAAACATTTGTCAGATCCATTTGGGGTGCGTGTGTGCCCCTCTTCACTATCCAAATGTACCACAGATTAGGCGACCAGTGGGCCACCTCCCTCATGGCCTTCATCTCCTTAGCATGCTGTGCCATCCCAtatttattcttctttttcggGGCAAGAGTCAGAACATTCTCTAGATACGCCTATACCCCGGAAACTAATACCAAATAG
- the HXK1 gene encoding hexokinase 1 (N-acetylglucosamine (GlcNAc) kinase; involved in GlcNAc utilization; required for wild-type hyphal growth and mouse virulence; GlcNAc-induced transcript; induced by alpha pheromone in SpiderM medium) encodes MTETSISGLRGPKSMYFMEIVDVSSQESSVLSSIVESFTSAVSASNLGVYSDEVLCDIKSSLKENSPITMLPNYNVSPTGDEHGQYLVIDLGGSTLRIAVVDISKPHPNLSRSERITIVVEKSWIIGNDFKRIDGEFFKYIGSKINEILMGQNVIDVKSVINTGITWSFPLETTDYNRGKIKHVSKGYTVGEDIYDKDLKMVLEDTLRQEYGLTLDVQSILNDSLAVYSAGCFIDSKMKLAMVLGTGINMCCSLKRSSDIHPSKMLADATLFNCELSLFGQNLCKDFATKYDIIIDKRFAGLSHHFKTFMEPDPITKTLFQPHELMTSGRYLPELTRLVVVDLIEAGEIFQNVDHQQMYQEYGGFSGELICFVHENDDYDDIHDKLCKAYGWTTVGLSDIVCLKEVVSCIIKRAAFIVANAIIAFFKLLGSDELGGDVTIGYVGSVLNYFHKYRRLIVEYVNSAEEAKGIKVDLKLIENSSIIGAAIGAAYHK; translated from the coding sequence ATGACTGAGACTAGCATTAGTGGGTTGCGTGGCCCCAAGTCCATGTATTTTATGGAGATTGTTGATGTGTCGTCGCAAGAATCCAGTGTGTTGTCGAGTATTGTTGAATCGTTTACGTCTGCGGTATCTGCATCGAACTTGGGGGTATACTCTGATGAAGTGCTTTGTGATATCAAACTGTCGTTGAAAGAGAATTCCCCAATTACTATGTTACCTAACTATAATGTCTCCCCTACAGGCGACGAGCATGGACAGTATTTGGTTATTGATTTAGGAGGGTCGACATTGAGAATAGCAGTGGTAGACATTTCCAAGCCACACCCAAATTTGTCGAGAAGTGAGAGGATAACTATAGTTGTGGAAAAGAGTTGGATTATTGGCAACGACTTTAAGAGGATTGATGGTGAGTTTTTCAAGTATATTGGGTCCAAGATTAACGAGATATTGATGGGACAGAATGTTATTGATGTAAAGTCGGTTATCAATACTGGTATAACCTGGTCGTTCCCGTTGGAAACAACCGACTACAATAGAGGCAAGATCAAGCATGTTTCCAAAGGGTATACTGTGGGAGAGGATATTTACGACAAGGATTTAAAGATGGTTTTGGAAGACACGTTGAGACAAGAGTACGGGTTGACACTTGACGTGCAGTCTATATTGAACGACTCGTTGGCGGTGTATTCTGCTGGGTGCTTTATTGATTCGAAGATGAAGTTGGCCATGGTGTTGGGGACAGGGATTAACATGTGCTGTTCCCTAAAAAGGTCAAGTGATATCCACCCCTCCAAGATGTTGGCTGATGCTACGTTGTTTAATTGTGAGCTCTCGTTGTTTGGCCAGAATCTATGTAAAGACTTTGCTACGAAATATGATATCATTATAGACAAGAGGTTTGCTGGTTTGCTGCACCACTTTAAGACGTTTATGGAGCCTGACCCTATTACAAAAACGCTTTTCCAGCCGCACGAGTTGATGACTAGTGGGAGGTACTTGCCAGAATTGACGAggttggtggtggtagatTTGATTGAGGCTGGCgagatttttcaaaatgttGACCACCAACAGATGTACCAAGAGTATGGTGGGTTTAGTGGGGagttgatttgttttgtgCATGAGAATGACGATTATGATGATATACATGACAAGTTGTGCAAGGCCTACGGCTGGACGACGGTTGGGTTGAGTGACATTGTCTGCTTGAAAGAAGTTGTATCGTGCATTATCAAGCGGGCGGCGTTTATTGTTGCCAATGCGATTATTGcgtttttcaaattgttggGCAGTGACGAGTTGGGTGGTGATGTGACGATTGGGTATGTGGGGTCGGTCTTGAACTACTTTCACAAGTATAGACGGTTGATTGTTGAGTATGTGAATAGCGCAGAGGAGGCCAAGGGGATAAAGGTTGACTTGAAGTTGATTGAAAATAGCTCGATTATAGGTGCTGCCATAGGTGCTGCCTATCATAAGTAG
- the NAG1 gene encoding Nag1p (Glucosamine-6-phosphate deaminase; required for normal hyphal growth and mouse virulence; converts glucosamine 6-P to fructose 6-P; reversible reaction in vitro; gene and protein is GlcNAc-induced; Spider biofilm induced) → MRQAIFSNPNDAAEYLANYIIAKINSTPRTFVLGLPTGSSPEGIYAKLIEANKQGRVSFKNVVTFNMDEYLGLAPSDLQSYHYFMYDKFFNHIDIPRENIHILNGLAANIDEECANYEKKIKQYGRIDLFLGGLGPEGHLAFNEAGSSRNSKTRKVELVESTIKANCRFFGNDESKVPKYALSVGISTILDNSDEIAIIVLGKNKQFALDKTVNGKPNDPKYPSSYLQDHANVLIVCDNAAAGLKSKL, encoded by the coding sequence ATGAGACAAGCTATATTTTCCAACCCTAACGATGCTGCTGAGTATTTGGCAAACTATATCATTGccaaaatcaattccaCTCCCAGAACATTTGTTCTTGGCCTTCCAACCGGATCATCCCCTGAAGGCATTTATGCCAAATTGATCGAAGCCAACAAGCAAGGCCGTGTTAGTTTCAAGAACGTCGTGACCTTCAACATGGACGAGTATTTGGGATTGGCCCCATCTGACTTGCAGTCGTACCATTATTTCATGTACGACAAGTTTTTCAACCATATCGATATCCCGCGTGAAAATATCCACATCTTGAACGGATTGGCCGCAAACATCGACGAGGAGTGTGCCAACTacgaaaagaaaatcaaacaatacGGAAGAATCGATTTGTTCTTAGGTGGGTTGGGCCCAGAAGGTCATTTGGCATTCAACGAAGCGGGATCATCAAGAAACTCTAAAACAAGAAAGGTCGAGTTGGTCGAAAGTACCATCAAGGCAAACTGCAGGTTTTTCGGGAACGACGAGAGCAAGGTCCCTAAATATGCATTGAGTGTTGGCATTTCCACCATATTGGACAACTCAGACGAAATTGCCATTATCGTGTTGGgcaaaaataaacaatttgcATTGGACAAAACTGTAAACGGGAAACCAAACGACCCAAAATACCCATCAAGCTATTTACAAGACCACGCAAATGTCTTGATTGTTTGCGATAACGCTGCCGCTGGATTAAAGTCAAAGTTGTAG
- the NAG3 gene encoding Nag3p (Putative MFS transporter; similar to Nag4; required for wild-type mouse virulence and cycloheximide resistance; in gene cluster that includes genes encoding enzymes of GlcNAc catabolism; Spider biofilm repressed) has protein sequence MSDNTTLDNISVNSEKVVDYTIHHDDRKELERLVSHNKGVEKIVSELAEGAGQLGPLEQPYDIHKVETHPDPHTDYNDADPWKYPIDKETKLRLVDWTEGDKHNPKNFGKGFKWLCTVLLGMICFVVALGSAIVTGDLERPAADFGVSEEVIILASVTMFVIGFGVGPLVFAPMSEEVGRKPIYVVTLFVAVVFIVPCGAAQNIATLLICRLIDGTAFSAPMTLIGGSLADIWEGPERGTAMAVFSAAPFLGPVCGPIFGGLLCDYAPTWRWVYWTFLIVAGFFYVVFIVVVPETHHGILLKKRAKKLRKDTGDSRYRSFNELQIRTFAQVAKTSLLRPFVLLSELIVFLVTMYMSVLYGLLYMFFFAYPIVYQEGKGWSASKTGVMFIPIGVGVIASSLAAPFFNKDYNRRAQEYRDRGELPPAELRLIPMMIGCWFVPAGLFAFAWSSYQRLSWAGPCFSGFAVGFGFLLLYNPANNYIVDSYQHYAASALAAKTFVRSIWGACVPLFTIQMYHRLGDEWATSLMAFISLACCAIPYLFYIFGARIRTFSKYAYAPNMD, from the coding sequence ATGTCAGATAACACTACTTTAGACAATATCAGTGTCAACTCCGAAAAAGTCGTCGACTACACCATTCACCATGACGACCGCAAAGAACTAGAAAGATTAGTCTCCCACAACAAGGGGGTGGAAAAGATCGTCTCCGAGTTAGCTGAAGGTGCTGGTCAGTTAGGGCCATTGGAACAGCCATACGATATTCACAAAGTCGAGACTCACCCAGATCCACACACCGACTACAACGACGCCGACCCTTGGAAGTACCCCATTGacaaagaaacaaaattgCGTTTAGTGGACTGGACCGAAGGAGACAAACACAACCCCAAAAACTTTGGTAAGGGATTCAAATGGTTGTGCACGGTCTTGTTAGGgatgatttgttttgttgtggCTTTAGGTTCAGCTATCGTTACTGGGGATTTAGAAAGACCAGCTGCAGATTTCGGCGTATCAGAGGAAGTTATCATTTTGGCTTCAGTTACTATGTTTGTTATTGGTTTTGGTGTAGGGCCATTGGTGTTTGCCCCAATGTCTGAAGAGGTGGGCAGAAAACCTATTTATGTGGTCACCTTATTTGTTGCGGTGGTGTTTATTGTCCCTTGTGGTGCCGCCCAAAACATCGCTACCTTGCTTATATGTCGTTTGATTGACGGTACAGCCTTTAGTGCACCAATGACATTGATTGGTGGGTCGTTGGCAGATATCTGGGAAGGGCCAGAAAGAGGTACAGCCATGGCAGTGTTCTCCGCTGCTCCGTTCTTGGGACCTGTGTGCGGTCCAATTTTCGGTGGGTTGTTGTGTGACTATGCCCCAACATGGAGATGGGTATACTGGACGTTTTTGATCGTTGCAGGGTTTTTCTATGTTGtgtttattgttgtggTTCCAGAAACCCACCACGgaatattgttgaaaaagagGGCCAAAAAGTTGAGAAAGGATACTGGCGACTCTCGCTATAGATCGTTCAACGAATTGCAAATCAGAACTTTTGCCCAAGTCGCCAAGACCTCCCTCTTGCGTCCATTTGTCTTGCTCAGCGAGCTTATTGTCTTTTTGGTCACCATGTACATGTCAGTGTTGTACGGTTTGCTTTACATGTTCTTTTTCGCTTATCCTATCGTCTACCAAGAAGGCAAAGGGTGGTCAGCCTCAAAAACTGGTGTCATGTTTATCCCTATTGGTGTGGGTGTCATTGCTTCGTCGTTGGCAGCACCTTTTTTCAACAAGGACTACAATAGACGTGCCCAGGAATACAGAGACAGAGGAGAGTTGCCTCCAGCTGAATTGCGTTTAATTCCGATGATGATTGGGTGTTGGTTTGTCCCTGCTGGTCTTTTCGCCTTTGCCTGGTCTTCATACCAAAGACTTTCGTGGGCCGGTCCGTGTTTCTCGGGTTTCGCCGTTGGGTTCGGGTTCCTTTTGTTATACAACCCAGCAAACAACTATATCGTCGACTCCTACCAACACTATGCTGCATCTGCATTAGCCGCTAAAACGTTTGTCAGATCCATCTGGGGTGCGTGTGTACCCCTCTTCACTATCCAGATGTACCACAGATTAGGCGACGAATGGGCAACCTCCCTTATGGCATTCATCTCCTTAGCATGCTGTGCCATCCCATATTTGTTCTACATTTTCGGTGCAAGAATTAGAACCTTTTCCAAATACGCATACGCTCCAAACATGGATTAA